A genomic window from Streptomyces brevispora includes:
- a CDS encoding non-ribosomal peptide synthetase: MTQSQIEDVLPLASLQAGLLFHALYDDEGPDLYTVQLAVEMSGPLDAGRLRTAAEALLARHPNLRALFIHEGLEQPVQVIRRKVELPWTEADFSEAPEASFDALRDAERARRFVLDEDVLLRFVLARMPDGSHRLLITLHHILLDGWSVPVLLDDLFELYERAGDESGMRRATPYRDYLAWLARQDRPAALAAWARELDGLNEPTLLGTGRGVPGASTVPETLNIELTRDETQALTALGRSRGWTLNTLVQGAWGLVLGQLVGRDDVVFGGTVSGRPPELPGVETMVGLLINTLPVRVTWRPEDRLADLLTGLQGRQSALISHQFVQLAHIQGQSGHQELFDTTTVFENYPVNADGAPQLAGGVEITDMDARDATHYAVTLLGLPGEQLRFRLDHRPDLLDAAAAGRLGDRLRRVLAAVVADPDVAVRDLDLLDENDRHQVLTAWNATAHPAPDTTLTALLEETALRSADATALVHHVQDRAGAPDLGESPDRAGAPERSDGPDRSGVRDADWAETTYADLHADANRLARFLVGRGAGPDRPVAVALHRGRVLVVTLLAVLKAGSAYLPVDPELPADRVESMLRTADPVCLVTDLATAADRPAVGTGAAACDVRTVVLDDPATADEIVARPRHALTDADRTAPLRPEHLAYVIFTSGSTGTPKGVGVPHSGIVNRLLWTQDRYGLGADDRVLQKTPFGFDVSVWEFFWPLLTGSGLVVAKPGGHRDPAYLAETIVAHGVSTVHFVPSMLDAFLQDPAAARTAGVLRRILCSGEALRGATADLAAEMTGATVHNLYGPTEASVDVTHWDCVPGEGPTPIGRPVRNTRLYVLDGALRPVPPGVVGELHLAGVQLARGYLGRAALTAERFVADPFVGTSDGSPDSAPGGPERSSVGGSPAGGAARQGARMYRTGDLVRWREDGALEYLGRTDDQVKIRGLRMELGEVEAVLAAAPGAAHARVVVTGDGERLVAYVVPADPANPPTAPALRERAAAALPAYMVPSAFVTLGELPLTANGKLDRRALPAPEFGAPAGGREASTATERALCAAFAEVLGLARVGVDDSFFDLGGHSLTATRLVNRVRAALGSDLGIRSVFAAPTPAALATLLAGRDLERGGLEPVLELRTTGSLPPLFCLPPGAGLSWCYAGLLGGLDPQQPVYGLQSPSLTGAAAPDETLGALAARYVEHIIGIRPHGPYRLLGWSVGGHLAHEVAVRLQERGEKVERLVVLDSYPAQLDAEGGGSVSRETVFAEAFGDALPDPQAPDARKRALGLVREELGEGAPGRIDDDTAAAVLETYLLNTRAMLNYRHRLYEGDLVFFRAADWTVDTDRRDVTRWAPHVSGEIVIHELGAKHEEIALPTILAEVGNAIAGMNSVG, from the coding sequence ATGACCCAGAGTCAGATAGAGGACGTCCTGCCTCTCGCGTCGTTGCAGGCAGGGCTGCTGTTCCACGCGCTGTACGACGACGAGGGCCCGGACCTCTACACCGTCCAGCTCGCCGTCGAGATGTCGGGTCCCCTCGACGCGGGCCGGCTGCGCACCGCCGCCGAGGCCCTGCTCGCCCGCCACCCCAACCTGCGGGCACTCTTCATCCACGAGGGCTTGGAGCAGCCGGTCCAGGTCATCCGCAGAAAAGTCGAACTCCCGTGGACCGAGGCCGATTTCAGTGAAGCCCCGGAAGCCTCCTTCGATGCGCTCCGGGATGCCGAGCGCGCCCGGCGCTTCGTACTCGACGAGGACGTCCTGCTGCGCTTCGTCCTCGCCCGGATGCCCGACGGCTCCCACCGGCTGCTGATCACCCTGCACCACATCCTGCTCGACGGCTGGTCGGTGCCCGTCCTGCTCGACGACCTCTTCGAACTGTACGAACGCGCCGGCGACGAGTCGGGCATGCGCAGGGCCACCCCCTATCGGGACTATCTCGCCTGGCTCGCCCGCCAGGACCGCCCCGCCGCCCTCGCCGCCTGGGCGCGCGAGCTGGACGGGCTCAACGAGCCCACCCTGCTCGGCACGGGCCGCGGCGTCCCCGGTGCGTCCACCGTCCCCGAAACCCTGAACATCGAGCTGACCCGCGATGAGACACAGGCCCTCACCGCCCTCGGCCGCAGCCGTGGCTGGACCCTCAACACGCTCGTCCAGGGCGCCTGGGGCCTCGTACTCGGGCAACTCGTCGGCCGCGACGACGTCGTCTTCGGCGGTACGGTCTCCGGCCGCCCGCCCGAACTGCCGGGCGTCGAGACCATGGTGGGCCTGCTCATCAACACCCTCCCGGTGCGGGTGACGTGGCGGCCCGAGGACAGGCTGGCGGATCTGCTCACCGGCCTCCAGGGCCGGCAGTCGGCACTCATTTCACACCAGTTCGTCCAACTCGCCCACATCCAGGGGCAGTCAGGACACCAGGAGCTCTTCGACACCACCACCGTCTTCGAGAACTACCCCGTCAACGCCGACGGCGCCCCCCAGCTCGCGGGCGGCGTCGAGATCACCGACATGGACGCCAGGGACGCCACCCACTACGCGGTCACCCTCCTCGGCCTCCCCGGCGAACAGCTCCGCTTCCGGCTCGACCACCGCCCCGACCTCCTCGACGCCGCAGCCGCCGGCCGCCTCGGCGACCGGCTCCGCCGCGTCCTGGCAGCCGTCGTCGCCGACCCCGACGTCGCCGTACGAGACCTCGACCTGCTCGATGAGAACGACCGGCACCAGGTGCTCACCGCCTGGAACGCCACCGCGCACCCCGCCCCCGACACCACTCTCACCGCCCTGTTGGAGGAGACCGCGCTGCGCTCGGCGGACGCCACCGCGCTCGTGCATCACGTACAGGACCGGGCAGGAGCACCGGACCTGGGGGAATCACCGGACCGGGCAGGAGCACCGGAGCGGTCGGATGGGCCGGACCGGTCGGGCGTCCGGGACGCGGATTGGGCGGAGACCACGTACGCCGATCTGCACGCCGACGCCAACCGGCTCGCCCGGTTCCTCGTCGGCCGCGGCGCGGGCCCCGACCGGCCGGTGGCCGTCGCCCTGCACCGGGGCCGGGTCCTTGTCGTCACCCTCCTCGCCGTGCTCAAGGCGGGCTCCGCCTACCTGCCGGTCGACCCCGAACTGCCGGCCGACCGTGTCGAGTCGATGCTGCGCACGGCCGACCCCGTCTGCCTGGTGACCGACCTGGCCACGGCGGCCGACCGGCCCGCGGTCGGCACCGGGGCCGCCGCCTGCGACGTCAGGACGGTCGTCCTCGACGACCCCGCGACCGCCGACGAAATCGTCGCCCGCCCGCGCCATGCCCTCACCGACGCGGACCGCACCGCACCGCTGCGCCCCGAGCACCTCGCCTACGTCATCTTCACCTCGGGTTCCACCGGTACCCCCAAAGGCGTCGGGGTCCCGCACTCCGGCATCGTCAACCGGCTGCTGTGGACCCAGGACCGGTACGGGCTCGGCGCCGACGACCGGGTCCTGCAGAAGACCCCGTTCGGGTTCGACGTCTCCGTGTGGGAGTTCTTCTGGCCGCTGCTGACCGGCTCCGGCCTGGTCGTCGCCAAGCCGGGCGGCCACCGCGACCCCGCGTACCTGGCCGAGACGATCGTCGCCCACGGGGTCAGCACCGTCCACTTCGTCCCCTCCATGCTGGACGCCTTCCTCCAGGATCCCGCCGCCGCCCGCACCGCCGGCGTACTGCGCCGCATCCTGTGCAGTGGCGAAGCCCTCCGCGGGGCGACCGCCGATCTGGCGGCGGAGATGACCGGCGCGACCGTGCACAACCTCTACGGGCCCACCGAGGCGTCCGTCGACGTCACCCACTGGGACTGCGTGCCGGGCGAGGGCCCGACACCCATCGGCCGCCCCGTCCGGAACACCCGGCTGTACGTGCTGGACGGTGCGCTGCGCCCGGTGCCGCCGGGGGTCGTGGGCGAACTCCACCTGGCGGGGGTGCAGTTGGCGCGCGGCTACCTCGGTCGTGCGGCGCTCACCGCGGAACGCTTCGTGGCCGATCCCTTCGTGGGCACATCGGACGGCTCTCCCGACAGTGCCCCGGGCGGCCCCGAGCGCAGCTCCGTGGGCGGTTCACCGGCAGGCGGCGCCGCAAGGCAGGGGGCCAGGATGTACCGCACCGGGGACCTCGTGCGGTGGCGGGAGGACGGTGCGCTGGAGTACCTCGGCCGTACCGACGACCAGGTCAAGATCCGCGGGCTGCGCATGGAACTCGGTGAGGTCGAGGCGGTGCTGGCCGCCGCCCCCGGGGCCGCCCACGCACGCGTCGTCGTCACGGGGGACGGCGAACGCCTGGTCGCCTACGTCGTCCCCGCGGACCCCGCGAACCCGCCGACGGCCCCGGCGCTCCGGGAGCGGGCCGCTGCCGCGCTGCCTGCGTACATGGTCCCTTCGGCCTTCGTGACCCTCGGCGAACTGCCGCTCACCGCCAACGGCAAGCTCGACCGGCGGGCCCTTCCCGCGCCCGAGTTCGGCGCCCCCGCCGGTGGCCGGGAAGCGAGCACCGCCACCGAGCGGGCCCTGTGCGCCGCCTTCGCGGAGGTTCTCGGCCTGGCGAGGGTCGGCGTCGACGACAGCTTCTTCGACCTCGGCGGCCACTCCCTGACCGCGACCCGCCTCGTCAACCGGGTCCGTGCCGCGCTCGGCTCCGACCTCGGCATCCGCTCGGTGTTCGCGGCCCCGACACCGGCGGCGCTCGCCACCCTGCTGGCCGGCCGCGACCTGGAACGAGGCGGCCTCGAACCCGTACTGGAGCTACGCACCACAGGCAGTCTGCCGCCCCTGTTCTGCCTGCCCCCCGGGGCCGGACTGAGCTGGTGCTACGCGGGCCTGCTCGGCGGCCTCGACCCCCAGCAGCCGGTGTACGGCCTCCAGTCGCCGAGCCTCACCGGTGCGGCCGCACCGGACGAGACCCTCGGCGCGCTCGCCGCCCGCTACGTCGAGCACATCATCGGCATCCGTCCGCACGGCCCCTACCGACTGCTCGGCTGGTCCGTCGGAGGACACCTCGCGCATGAGGTCGCCGTACGTCTCCAGGAACGTGGCGAGAAGGTCGAACGACTCGTGGTGCTGGACTCCTATCCGGCACAACTGGACGCCGAAGGCGGCGGATCGGTGAGCCGGGAGACCGTCTTCGCCGAAGCCTTCGGGGACGCGCTTCCCGATCCGCAGGCCCCGGACGCCCGGAAGCGGGCCCTGGGCCTCGTACGGGAAGAGCTCGGCGAGGGTGCTCCGGGGCGGATCGACGACGACACGGCGGCAGCCGTCCTGGAGACGTATCTCCTCAATACCCGGGCGATGCTGAATTATCGGCACCGCCTGTATGAAGGCGACCTGGTGTTCTTCCGGGCCGCCGACTGGACCGTGGACACGGACCGGCGTGACGTGACGCGCTGGGCGCCTCACGTGAGCGGCGAAATAGTTATTCATGAACTCGGCGCGAAGCATGAAGAAATAGCCTTGCCGACAATTCTCGCAGAAGTCGGGAACGCTATTGCGGGAATGAATTCGGTTGGCTAG
- a CDS encoding MbtH family protein has translation MVNPFEDNDAAFYVLVNAEGQHSLWPAFAEVPAGWNQAFGPGARQDALEYVEREWTDLRPASLIREMDGANA, from the coding sequence ATGGTGAACCCCTTCGAGGACAACGACGCCGCCTTCTACGTGCTGGTCAACGCAGAGGGCCAGCACTCGCTGTGGCCGGCCTTCGCCGAGGTCCCGGCCGGCTGGAACCAGGCCTTCGGGCCCGGCGCCCGGCAGGACGCACTGGAGTACGTGGAGCGCGAGTGGACCGACCTGCGGCCCGCGAGCCTGATCCGTGAGATGGACGGGGCGAACGCCTGA
- a CDS encoding thioesterase II family protein, giving the protein MGAVGSADTGSLPAAAAGVRWTRNWRPRPGAAVNLLCLPHAGGSAGFYRSWVDLLPAEVDFHAVQYPGREDRITEAPVSCMTELADAITEAIRPLFEKDVILFGHSMGASVAYEVTRRCEAEGLSPRLLLVSGRAAPRWPHGAPPRRPRTDDEIVHEIRGFSTAGSTALDDPDLRELLLPMIRADYRLVEGYRPDRPGPVRAPIAVLRGRDDVKVTPEGAAAWREFSTTHCTEHVFDGGHFYLRANERPVLGALAELIARALR; this is encoded by the coding sequence ATGGGGGCCGTCGGCAGCGCGGACACGGGATCGCTCCCGGCGGCGGCAGCGGGTGTCCGCTGGACGCGCAACTGGCGTCCGCGCCCCGGTGCCGCGGTCAACCTCCTGTGCCTGCCGCACGCCGGCGGCTCTGCCGGCTTCTATCGGAGCTGGGTCGACCTGCTGCCGGCGGAGGTCGACTTCCACGCGGTGCAGTACCCCGGCCGCGAGGACCGCATCACAGAGGCGCCGGTCTCCTGCATGACGGAACTGGCCGACGCGATCACCGAGGCGATCCGCCCACTGTTCGAGAAGGACGTGATCCTCTTCGGGCACAGCATGGGTGCCTCCGTCGCCTATGAGGTCACCCGCAGGTGCGAGGCCGAAGGGCTCTCGCCCCGGCTGCTGCTGGTGTCGGGGCGTGCCGCCCCACGGTGGCCGCACGGTGCGCCGCCCCGCCGCCCCCGTACCGACGACGAGATCGTGCACGAGATCCGGGGCTTCTCCACCGCGGGATCGACCGCCCTCGACGACCCCGACCTGCGGGAACTGCTGCTCCCGATGATCAGGGCGGACTACCGGCTGGTCGAGGGGTACCGGCCGGATCGGCCGGGCCCCGTCCGGGCCCCGATCGCCGTGCTCAGGGGGCGCGACGACGTCAAGGTCACCCCGGAAGGGGCCGCCGCCTGGCGGGAATTCAGCACGACGCACTGCACCGAGCACGTCTTCGACGGCGGCCATTTCTATCTCCGGGCAAACGAACGACCGGTACTGGGCGCCCTTGCCGAACTGATAGCACGGGCGCTCCGCTGA
- the fabI gene encoding enoyl-ACP reductase FabI, which produces MDLLKGKTVLVSGVLTQNSIAFHTARLAQEQGAKVLLTGYGRMSLVERVSRRLPEPPPVLELDVTDKAQLASLSDRLGEYTDRVDGVLHSVAGAPAGALGGNFMTTEWEDVARAVHVSTYSLQSLTRAVLPLFGERASVVGLDFEATRAWAEYDWMGVAKAGLESCARYLASYLGASGVRVNLVAAGPLRTTAAVNIGSADGFDEATEWGRRAPLGWDAEHFDPVARACVALLSDWFPATTGEIIHVDGGAHAVGDRPGAHRPATEVPA; this is translated from the coding sequence ATGGACCTGCTCAAGGGCAAGACGGTGTTGGTCTCCGGAGTCCTCACCCAGAACTCCATCGCCTTCCACACGGCCCGCCTCGCCCAGGAGCAGGGCGCCAAGGTCCTGCTCACCGGGTACGGCCGGATGAGCCTGGTCGAACGGGTCTCGCGCAGACTCCCGGAGCCGCCGCCCGTTCTCGAACTGGATGTTACCGACAAGGCCCAACTTGCCAGCCTCAGCGACCGGTTGGGTGAGTACACCGACCGTGTCGACGGAGTCCTCCACTCGGTGGCGGGAGCCCCGGCCGGCGCCCTCGGCGGCAACTTCATGACCACCGAGTGGGAGGACGTCGCCCGCGCGGTGCACGTCTCGACGTACTCCCTCCAGTCCCTCACCCGCGCCGTCCTGCCCCTGTTCGGCGAGCGCGCCAGCGTCGTCGGCCTCGACTTCGAAGCCACGCGCGCCTGGGCGGAGTACGACTGGATGGGTGTCGCCAAGGCCGGCCTGGAGTCCTGTGCCCGCTATCTCGCCTCCTACCTCGGGGCGAGCGGAGTCCGCGTCAACCTGGTGGCCGCGGGTCCGCTCCGTACCACCGCGGCCGTCAACATCGGCTCCGCGGACGGCTTCGACGAGGCCACCGAGTGGGGGCGCAGGGCGCCGCTGGGCTGGGACGCCGAACACTTCGACCCGGTGGCGCGGGCCTGCGTGGCGCTGCTCTCCGACTGGTTCCCGGCGACCACCGGTGAGATCATCCACGTCGATGGCGGCGCGCACGCGGTCGGCGACCGGCCTGGTGCGCACCGCCCTGCGACAGAAGTTCCCGCATGA
- a CDS encoding 4'-phosphopantetheinyl transferase family protein, protein MSTRAGTSTYVSVDGGGLAPTVQATATATAGGGDPAPADALGRSGDVHVWGWRTGSAPDAEDLALLDEAELRRVYRCHHPRDAAALACTRAGARRVIGGLLGVPATGVGLGHRPCPGCGARQHGPPVLLHPPLPNPLAVSLSRTEGYGMLAVCADTAVGIDVEALRPVAVEGLADVVFTERERAHVLGVPEGPVRASWHFRCWTRKEAVVKAAGTGLLGAELTRLEVYPEKPGPVRVEFRDRGGAPTWWQVHDVPLDGPWSAAVARPANVRDGPGPVYGPGRVVLHTTVPQSG, encoded by the coding sequence GTGAGCACGAGAGCCGGAACGAGTACGTACGTGTCCGTCGACGGGGGCGGTCTCGCGCCGACCGTCCAAGCGACCGCGACCGCGACCGCGGGCGGAGGCGACCCGGCGCCGGCCGACGCCCTGGGGCGTAGCGGCGACGTCCACGTCTGGGGCTGGCGCACCGGCAGCGCCCCCGACGCCGAGGACCTCGCGCTCCTCGACGAGGCCGAGCTCCGCCGCGTGTACCGCTGCCACCATCCCCGGGACGCCGCCGCGCTCGCCTGCACCCGGGCGGGCGCCCGACGGGTCATCGGTGGACTGCTGGGCGTGCCGGCCACGGGCGTCGGTCTGGGCCACCGCCCTTGCCCGGGCTGCGGGGCCCGGCAGCATGGACCGCCGGTCCTGCTGCACCCGCCGCTGCCGAATCCCCTGGCCGTCAGTCTGTCCCGCACCGAGGGGTACGGGATGCTGGCCGTCTGTGCGGACACGGCCGTCGGCATCGACGTTGAGGCGCTCCGCCCGGTCGCCGTGGAGGGGCTCGCCGACGTCGTCTTCACCGAACGCGAGCGCGCCCACGTACTCGGCGTCCCGGAGGGGCCCGTCCGTGCGTCATGGCACTTCCGCTGCTGGACCCGCAAGGAGGCCGTCGTCAAGGCAGCCGGGACCGGGCTGCTGGGCGCCGAACTGACCCGGCTGGAGGTCTACCCGGAGAAACCGGGCCCGGTGCGGGTCGAGTTCCGCGACCGGGGCGGTGCGCCCACCTGGTGGCAGGTCCACGATGTGCCGCTCGACGGCCCGTGGAGTGCGGCGGTGGCCCGCCCGGCGAACGTCCGGGACGGACCGGGACCGGTATACGGTCCGGGCCGAGTCGTCCTGCACACGACTGTCCCGCAGTCGGGCTGA
- a CDS encoding AfsR/SARP family transcriptional regulator, translated as MEFRILGPVEARHDGTVLPLAGAKIHTVLTALLLARGRVVSDSRLSEFLWGWSPPTTMNAQIYTYISRLRKQFGDGIDIARCQPGYALDAGASWIDSVEYDRLDRLGREALEARHFEKASTLLAAALELWRGTPFASTTEFLCETVVPQWEEAWSTTLGCRIEADLALGRHHELIAELTRLVAEHPLNERLRAQLMTALYRASRQGDALSVYRQGRSVLREELGIDPGPALREVHRQVLDGSSELGLQRWPRTQPGPVSGVTVGAAATMLPPDVSHFTGHALPLSEVVYELRGAAHLRHSGQQHPVVITGMPGSGKSALAVRAAHLLRGQFADGQLYADLGRADGSRRDPHAVLQDFLHVLGVPAHAVPGSVAERVQLYRGLLTDRRVLVVLDDVVDAAQVAPLLPTGARSRAILTSRTPTVLDGAFRLIRLHPLSTGEALALLSAVAGPERVASEPAAADSLAELCDRSPLALRICASRLAEEPGMRVAELLSRLLPAERRLDELRHGGLDVRAGLRSSYATLPTASRQTLHRLTVLPRSDFSAADTELPGAGEWGAEEALEVLADARLIDVTGVGVDHRLVYRLPSLVRLFAQEQEQGWGQAQAQDRGARVQEPTRGV; from the coding sequence ATGGAGTTCCGCATCCTCGGGCCGGTCGAGGCCCGCCACGACGGCACGGTACTGCCACTCGCCGGGGCAAAGATCCACACGGTGCTGACCGCACTGCTGCTCGCCAGGGGGCGAGTGGTCTCGGACAGCAGACTCAGCGAGTTCCTGTGGGGCTGGTCCCCGCCGACGACGATGAACGCGCAGATCTACACGTACATCTCACGGCTGCGCAAGCAGTTCGGCGACGGTATCGACATCGCACGCTGTCAGCCCGGCTACGCACTCGACGCGGGCGCGTCCTGGATCGACAGCGTCGAGTACGACCGGCTGGACCGGCTGGGCCGCGAGGCCCTGGAGGCGCGGCACTTCGAGAAGGCGAGCACGCTGCTGGCGGCGGCGCTGGAACTGTGGCGGGGTACACCGTTCGCCAGCACGACCGAGTTCCTGTGCGAGACGGTGGTCCCGCAGTGGGAGGAGGCCTGGTCGACGACACTGGGCTGCCGCATCGAGGCCGATCTGGCGCTGGGCCGGCACCACGAGCTGATCGCCGAACTGACCCGGCTCGTGGCCGAACACCCCCTCAACGAAAGGCTGCGCGCCCAGCTGATGACCGCCCTGTACCGGGCGTCCCGGCAGGGCGACGCGCTGTCCGTCTACCGGCAGGGCCGCTCGGTGCTGCGCGAGGAACTGGGCATCGACCCCGGGCCGGCACTACGGGAGGTGCATCGGCAAGTTCTCGACGGTAGCTCGGAGTTAGGCCTTCAGCGGTGGCCGCGCACGCAACCTGGACCGGTGTCCGGAGTCACCGTCGGCGCCGCGGCCACCATGCTCCCGCCCGACGTCTCCCACTTCACCGGACATGCGCTGCCGCTGTCCGAGGTGGTGTACGAGCTGCGGGGCGCGGCCCATCTCCGGCACTCGGGGCAGCAGCACCCGGTGGTGATCACCGGGATGCCGGGGTCCGGCAAGTCCGCGCTGGCGGTCCGGGCCGCGCACCTGCTGCGCGGACAGTTCGCCGACGGTCAGCTGTACGCGGACCTGGGCCGGGCGGACGGCTCCCGGCGCGACCCGCACGCCGTCCTGCAGGACTTCCTGCACGTACTGGGGGTGCCCGCGCACGCGGTGCCGGGCTCCGTCGCGGAGCGGGTGCAGCTCTACCGGGGGCTGCTCACCGACCGACGGGTCCTGGTCGTGCTCGACGACGTGGTGGACGCGGCACAGGTCGCCCCGCTGCTGCCGACGGGTGCCCGCTCACGGGCCATCCTGACCAGTCGCACACCGACCGTCCTGGACGGTGCGTTCCGGCTGATCAGGCTGCATCCGTTGAGCACGGGCGAGGCGTTGGCACTGCTGTCCGCGGTGGCGGGACCCGAGCGCGTCGCGTCCGAACCAGCCGCGGCGGACTCGCTGGCGGAGCTGTGCGACCGTTCGCCGCTCGCGCTGCGGATCTGCGCGTCGCGGCTGGCGGAGGAGCCGGGTATGCGGGTTGCGGAGCTGCTGTCCCGGCTGCTGCCGGCCGAACGACGCCTCGACGAACTGCGGCACGGCGGCCTGGACGTACGGGCCGGTCTGCGCTCCAGTTACGCGACGCTGCCGACCGCGTCCCGGCAGACACTGCACCGGCTGACCGTACTGCCCCGGAGCGACTTCTCGGCGGCGGACACGGAGCTGCCGGGCGCCGGTGAGTGGGGGGCGGAGGAGGCCCTGGAGGTGTTGGCGGACGCCCGGCTGATCGATGTGACGGGGGTCGGGGTGGACCACCGGCTGGTGTACCGGCTTCCCTCGCTGGTCCGGCTGTTCGCCCAGGAGCAGGAACAGGGATGGGGGCAGGCACAGGCACAGGATCGCGGGGCAAGGGTGCAGGAGCCGACCCGGGGGGTGTAG
- the gntA gene encoding guanitoxin biosynthesis heme-dependent pre-guanitoxin N-hydroxylase GntA, whose protein sequence is MGEETPVGAAQEVYSSLASFIGEEDFVCLGARAALRRDAIEHHHYSGELGSAEAAAAQLDDLYSFLSTFEPSARSFTSFVATFEGPGPLLTEEAFESALWEHLQTMHELDRTRYGWTEAYDSDPGSRNFAYSIGCHPFFVVGLHPGASRPSRRFSQPTLVFNSHEQFNALGVNFFKLRMKIRKRERAFHGAANPSFLTYKEEARHYGGRMTEREWGCPFRPGDGPAQTVQAPAASGDPEISGATPSGPAASS, encoded by the coding sequence ATGGGAGAGGAGACGCCGGTGGGGGCGGCGCAGGAGGTGTATTCGTCGTTGGCCTCCTTCATCGGGGAGGAGGACTTCGTCTGTCTCGGAGCGCGGGCCGCTCTGCGACGCGACGCGATCGAGCACCACCACTACAGCGGGGAACTGGGGTCGGCGGAGGCGGCCGCTGCCCAACTGGACGACTTGTACAGCTTCTTGTCTACTTTTGAGCCGAGCGCACGCAGCTTCACCTCGTTCGTCGCCACGTTCGAGGGACCCGGTCCGCTCCTCACGGAGGAGGCGTTCGAAAGCGCGTTGTGGGAACACCTTCAGACAATGCACGAGCTGGACAGGACACGGTACGGCTGGACCGAGGCCTACGACAGCGATCCCGGGTCCAGGAACTTCGCCTACTCGATCGGATGCCACCCCTTCTTCGTGGTGGGACTGCACCCGGGGGCATCCCGGCCGAGCCGCAGGTTCTCGCAGCCGACGCTGGTCTTCAACTCGCACGAACAGTTCAACGCGCTGGGCGTCAACTTCTTCAAGCTGCGCATGAAAATACGCAAACGGGAGAGGGCTTTCCATGGTGCGGCCAACCCGAGTTTCCTCACGTACAAGGAGGAGGCGCGGCACTACGGCGGACGGATGACGGAGCGGGAGTGGGGGTGTCCGTTCCGGCCAGGAGACGGGCCCGCGCAGACCGTGCAGGCCCCAGCGGCCTCCGGGGACCCGGAGATTTCGGGCGCCACACCATCCGGGCCTGCGGCTTCCTCCTGA
- a CDS encoding ABC transporter permease encodes MSAAGAAPGSGASMYVRSGLGHVSALTRRNLLQIKADPDSLFDILLMPVIYTVLFVYVFGGAVAGSQEEYVQYVMPGLMSMIAVNIAMTAGIGINSDFKTGVMDRFRTLPIHRVSVLTAKVVVECGRMAAATVVLLGVAFLLGMRVPGGVPGLLAAVGLTGLFGMALLWVSVLLGLALKSPQAVQGLGMIAVLPLQFGSSIFAPTSTMPGWLRAFTDLNPLSNLADACRLLINTGSVPAGTVLTTVGWSVGIMLLAVPTAVSLFGRSDR; translated from the coding sequence ATGAGCGCGGCGGGGGCAGCTCCCGGGAGCGGCGCGAGCATGTACGTGCGGAGCGGGCTCGGGCACGTGAGCGCACTGACCCGGCGGAATCTGTTGCAGATCAAGGCCGATCCGGACTCGCTGTTCGACATCCTGCTGATGCCGGTGATCTACACCGTGCTGTTCGTGTACGTCTTCGGCGGCGCGGTGGCCGGCAGCCAGGAGGAGTACGTCCAGTACGTGATGCCGGGTCTGATGTCGATGATTGCGGTCAACATCGCCATGACCGCCGGGATCGGGATCAACTCCGACTTCAAGACGGGGGTGATGGACCGGTTCCGTACGCTGCCGATCCACCGGGTGTCCGTCCTGACCGCCAAGGTGGTCGTCGAGTGCGGGCGGATGGCAGCCGCGACCGTGGTGCTGCTGGGCGTGGCGTTCCTGCTCGGGATGCGGGTCCCGGGCGGGGTGCCGGGGTTGCTGGCGGCGGTGGGGCTCACGGGGCTGTTCGGAATGGCACTGCTGTGGGTGTCGGTGCTGCTGGGGCTGGCATTGAAGAGCCCGCAGGCCGTGCAGGGCCTGGGAATGATCGCCGTACTGCCGTTGCAGTTCGGCAGCTCGATCTTCGCGCCGACGTCCACCATGCCCGGCTGGCTGCGCGCGTTCACCGACCTCAATCCCCTGTCGAACCTGGCGGACGCCTGCCGACTGCTGATCAACACCGGCTCCGTGCCGGCCGGGACGGTTCTGACGACGGTCGGCTGGTCCGTCGGCATCATGCTGCTGGCCGTGCCCACGGCGGTCTCCCTCTTCGGCCGTTCCGATCGGTGA